A section of the Chryseobacterium ginsenosidimutans genome encodes:
- a CDS encoding tetratricopeptide repeat protein yields the protein MEEYFGNELVKKFEEMMENNDEFYFDTEELEDIIVYYLELGDFNYADTAVNYGLKLHPNSLDIKIKKLEILLEWEEYNTAKELINELKGSSMENTDFLVCYAKYYSNLGNPRKSIDICKKALELNEEENFLHNFIADEYVNLGDPFNALKHYKDALKEDPTDEYSLENCMVCFADLNKSEEAIAFLNEYLDEFAYSELAWFEYGQYYFNRKNYEEAIKGYDYLLAINSSSVGVYANKAACYEALGQYKKAIEVYEEMLELEYTKAFTFYKIGLCHKALKQSIVALNFFQKSLREDPQFYLAMMEQSYLYEEMGGMTEALHFAKEATHLNDSNLDYQKRLAFLFIDAGKFEESLSCLKKLVDAEPTRFYNWYAYSEVLMLLGEYEEAVTLLNRAVKEHHRAELYYQLSNCYFNLKEQEKGKETLLQAVDLDPSLISDMQKKYPFIKDEVKKAKAKVRKKN from the coding sequence TTGGAAGAGTATTTTGGAAATGAACTTGTGAAAAAGTTCGAAGAAATGATGGAAAATAATGATGAATTCTACTTTGATACAGAAGAGTTGGAAGACATCATTGTTTATTACTTGGAGCTTGGAGATTTTAATTATGCTGATACAGCGGTTAATTACGGTCTGAAGCTTCATCCCAATTCTTTAGATATCAAGATCAAAAAGCTTGAAATTCTTCTGGAATGGGAAGAGTATAATACGGCAAAAGAGCTCATCAATGAGTTAAAAGGTTCGTCAATGGAGAACACCGACTTTTTGGTTTGCTATGCTAAGTATTATTCGAATTTAGGAAATCCTAGAAAATCTATAGATATCTGCAAAAAAGCTTTGGAACTGAATGAAGAAGAAAACTTCCTTCACAATTTTATTGCGGATGAATATGTGAATTTGGGAGATCCTTTTAACGCTCTTAAACACTACAAAGATGCCCTTAAAGAAGATCCAACGGATGAATATTCTTTGGAGAACTGTATGGTCTGTTTTGCAGATTTGAATAAGAGTGAGGAGGCAATTGCCTTTCTTAATGAGTATTTGGATGAATTTGCTTATTCAGAGTTGGCTTGGTTCGAATACGGACAATATTATTTCAACAGAAAAAATTATGAGGAAGCAATAAAAGGTTACGACTACTTATTGGCAATCAATTCGAGTTCTGTTGGGGTTTATGCAAACAAAGCGGCTTGTTATGAAGCATTAGGTCAATATAAAAAGGCAATTGAGGTTTATGAAGAAATGCTTGAGTTGGAATATACAAAAGCGTTTACATTTTATAAAATCGGACTTTGCCATAAGGCTTTAAAACAGTCGATTGTAGCGTTAAATTTTTTCCAGAAATCGTTGAGAGAAGATCCTCAGTTTTATCTTGCAATGATGGAACAGTCTTATCTTTATGAAGAAATGGGCGGAATGACCGAAGCGTTGCATTTTGCAAAAGAAGCCACTCATCTGAATGATAGTAATCTTGATTATCAGAAAAGATTAGCATTTTTATTTATTGATGCAGGAAAGTTTGAGGAAAGCCTCTCTTGTCTGAAAAAATTGGTTGATGCCGAGCCGACAAGATTTTATAACTGGTATGCCTATTCGGAAGTATTGATGCTTTTGGGTGAATATGAAGAAGCTGTTACTCTTTTGAACAGAGCGGTGAAGGAACATCACAGGGCAGAGTTGTATTATCAGCTAAGCAACTGTTATTTTAATCTTAAAGAGCAGGAAAAAGGCAAAGAAACGCTTTTGCAGGCAGTGGATTTAGATCCTTCTTTGATTTCGGATATGCAGAAAAAGTATCCTTTTATTAAAGATGAGGTGAAGAAAGCTAAGGCTAAAGTCAGAAAGAAAAATTAA
- a CDS encoding quinone oxidoreductase family protein: protein MKAAVVVEKGGIPQYADFPDPIVNNDNEALIFVKAASIKHLDRARASGKHYSTENTEHQPTIVGSDGVGLLENGSKVYFFSKKGTVAEKAVADKKMIVPIPEELDFSIAAALPNAVMGSAMGLKFKTNLKAGETVLINGATGITGKVAVQIAKLYGAKKVIATGRNEEALQSLLELGADEVISLSISDKDFKQKIKAIHQETPIDVIVDYIWGHSVEMLLLALKGDGTFSHKTRLVSVGGMSGDTIQLSSQILRGTDIQISGSGLGSWTREEMKLLLSEIIPEMFQAAVNGKLKINTETVYLKDIEPVWESGISNGKRLIVLI, encoded by the coding sequence ATGAAAGCAGCAGTAGTAGTTGAAAAAGGGGGAATTCCTCAATATGCAGATTTCCCCGATCCAATTGTTAATAATGACAATGAGGCTTTAATATTCGTAAAAGCAGCCTCCATCAAACATCTCGACAGAGCCAGAGCGAGCGGAAAACATTATTCAACAGAAAATACCGAACATCAACCAACGATTGTGGGAAGCGATGGAGTCGGTTTATTAGAAAATGGCTCTAAAGTTTATTTCTTCAGTAAAAAAGGGACAGTTGCCGAAAAAGCAGTTGCTGACAAAAAAATGATCGTTCCTATTCCGGAAGAACTGGATTTCTCAATTGCGGCAGCTTTGCCAAATGCCGTAATGGGTTCTGCAATGGGACTTAAGTTCAAAACAAATTTGAAAGCAGGAGAAACAGTTCTCATCAATGGGGCAACTGGAATCACTGGAAAAGTTGCGGTTCAGATCGCAAAATTATATGGTGCTAAAAAAGTGATCGCAACCGGAAGAAATGAGGAAGCTTTACAATCTTTGCTTGAATTGGGAGCAGATGAGGTTATTTCTCTGAGTATAAGTGACAAAGATTTTAAGCAAAAAATTAAAGCAATTCATCAGGAAACTCCGATTGATGTTATTGTAGATTATATTTGGGGACATTCGGTGGAGATGTTACTGTTGGCTTTAAAGGGTGACGGAACCTTTTCTCATAAAACACGTTTGGTTTCCGTCGGCGGAATGAGTGGTGATACAATCCAGTTATCGTCTCAGATTTTGCGCGGAACAGATATTCAGATTTCCGGTTCCGGCTTGGGAAGCTGGACGCGGGAGGAGATGAAATTGCTTCTTTCCGAGATTATTCCCGAGATGTTTCAGGCAGCAGTTAACGGGAAATTAAAGATTAATACAGAAACCGTTTACCTAAAAGACATTGAACCCGTTTGGGAAAGTGGAATTTCGAACGGTAAAAGATTAATTGTGTTAATTTAA
- a CDS encoding Crp/Fnr family transcriptional regulator produces MFEHLQNRFSFPKETWGKYRKNFTRLEVPAKTILLNENDVSQNAYFIEKGIVRAWYNNDGKDITFQFFMENTMFSSLESFRKGLPSMVSFETIEPCVLWQIDKPTADKILEEVYEDPKLRSEFMDSVFERVFDYMKHFFSFIKESPQERYLHLCKEQPNIIKRVPQHYIASYLGVTTVHLSRIKSKILKERL; encoded by the coding sequence ATGTTCGAACATTTACAAAACAGATTCTCTTTTCCGAAAGAAACTTGGGGGAAATACAGGAAGAACTTCACACGATTGGAAGTTCCGGCAAAAACGATTCTTTTAAATGAAAATGACGTTTCACAGAATGCCTATTTTATAGAAAAAGGAATTGTAAGAGCTTGGTACAACAACGACGGAAAAGATATTACCTTCCAGTTTTTCATGGAAAATACGATGTTTTCTTCGCTGGAAAGTTTCCGGAAAGGCTTACCAAGTATGGTTTCATTTGAGACGATCGAGCCTTGTGTTTTGTGGCAGATTGATAAACCGACCGCCGATAAGATTTTAGAAGAAGTATATGAAGATCCAAAATTGAGAAGTGAGTTCATGGATTCTGTTTTCGAAAGGGTTTTCGATTATATGAAACATTTCTTTTCGTTCATTAAAGAAAGTCCGCAAGAGCGCTATCTCCATCTTTGTAAAGAACAACCGAACATTATCAAAAGAGTTCCGCAACATTATATTGCCTCTTATTTGGGCGTTACTACGGTTCATTTGAGTAGGATTAAAAGTAAAATTTTGAAAGAGAGGCTTTGA